In the Equus caballus isolate H_3958 breed thoroughbred chromosome 14, TB-T2T, whole genome shotgun sequence genome, CAACGAAAACCTGCCACCAAACCTTCCCCATCGCTCCCCTGCGGCacgtctttaaatattttaatgagatAATTGGGGTAAAATTCGCATAACATAAGCTTCAccatttaaccattttgaagtgtactCTCCGTGGTCTTTAGTAAATTCACGTTATTGTGCAACTATCATCACTATCTCCTGCATTTAACACAAAAGAGTTCATCTCCGAAAAAAGAAGTGGGTAGAGATGACCTCAAAGGGAGACGCTGGAGTCACACAAGTGACCTTGAGCCGGTCACTTAAGTTCTCCATGACTCCGTTTCCTCATCCGTaacacgggggggggggggggggggggggatgataTAACTAGATCAAGGGGCTTCAGCAATATTCCAGAGAAAACATGTGCAGTGCCAGCTGCAGAGTGCCTGCCCGACGGCGAGCGCTCACTGAGGGGACCCGTGGTTACTACCGCGGAAGGGAGCCCACCCGCGCCCGGCCAGGGCACTCACGCGGCGCAACGCGCAGGATGCAGGCCCGCGTGCGGCGCAGCACGTTGGGGATGCCCTTGCTGAAGTAGTGCGGGAAGGCGCGCTGCTCGAAGGGCGACAAGCTGTAGGTGATCACATGCCGCATCCGTATCAGATTCCCGAACTCGCGGCCCATggtggcggtggcggcggcggcgcctgCAGAACCGAGGGAGCTCAGCCGCCGGGCTCAGCCCCGGGACGCCGCCCCCAACCCTGCGGCCCGCCCGGCGCTCCTCATCCCCTCAGCCCAGGCGGCGCCCCACCCTCCCCGGGGCCACCAAGACCGCGCCACCGGCCCCGGCTCCCGCAGCAGGGTCACCTCGCCCTCCACAACCGCGGGATCCACCGGCCTCCGTCCGCCACTTCCGGCAAGATCGGAAGCCGCTCTGGAGGCCGTGAGGTCACTTCCGGGAAGTACCATTCTCCTGCGGTCTCCAGGGGAAGGCGCCGTTGTCCCCCGTTCTGAAGAGAAGTGTCCAGGCCGGTGACCTTGCCGGTGGGCGGTCttgggccgggggcggggcctggcggcGGCGGAGAAGCTCTGAGCGGGTTTGGGGTCGGGGCGGCCCCCGAGGCCCTCACCTTCCGCCTCAGCCCTCTGCCTTGTCCTGGAGCCGCAGGAAGGGGCTGGTGTCGAGGAGACAAAGAGGCGACGAGAAAGGGGCCAGCCGACCTCCAGGGCCGCGCTGGCCGAACGCGTAGGGCCTGCAGGCCGCCAGCCCTGGAGAGGGCCCCcgaggcctggggaggagccGCCGGCCGGCCGCGAGCGCGAGCTTTCGTCCGGGCTTGTCCAGCTGCTGGGACGGGGCTCGGTTATTTTCAGACCGTCCGCGACCCAGTGCAAAGTCAGGGGCGCGCATCTGGGGCTTCCCGCGGCGCCCGCCGCCTTCGACTCCCGGGGCAGGGGGTAGACTTTACCAAGATGGAGTAAAACGTTTCCTCGAATTCAGTCACGAGCGTCCTCACATAATCGTCAGCGATTGCTAAACGGCTGTTAGGGGTggtaggagggaaggaagaggctcCCTCCACGGCAGCCCGCTTTCCCCGAGATGGTTCGGCCTGGGGGTCGTGTGTCATGATGTCCCCCATCCTCCGCTCCACTTCccgggagagaggggaggaaggttGCGTGGGAGGCGACCCCGAGTTCTCGGGAAGTGCTTTTACCTAAGGTTCCTGCAGTCCTGTACCGCTGACTGACTTTTTCACTTGCTACAGAGTGTCTGTAAATGTTCTATTCAGGGAGCTGCTGGCCGTGTATAATCCAGGTCTAAGCTCTCATTCAGCAGGTTGGGTGTGTTTCATAAGCCTGCTT is a window encoding:
- the UQCRQ gene encoding cytochrome b-c1 complex subunit 8 — translated: MGREFGNLIRMRHVITYSLSPFEQRAFPHYFSKGIPNVLRRTRACILRVAPPFVAFYLVYTWGTQEFEKSKRKNPAAYENDK